GGTCCCACCCACATCGATGCTCTCGACGCCACCGAACCCAACTATCATCGACAGACAGTGACTACGCGCGACCACCCCGTTCTCGGCCGTCCCAGTCCCCTCCTTCCGGACGAGTGGACCCCGCCTGCGACCTTCGACCTGTACGTGTCCCGGCACGGCGTCCTCGCCGACCCGGTCACCGGTGACCCCGTCCCCTTCTGTGCACAGACCGACGTTCTCGAGTGGCTGTCCCGCCGACTCGACGACGAGACACTCGCCGACCCGGCGTCGCAGGTCTGCCGCCGCTTGTCCGCCGACCCCCGCGCGATGACCGCCCGCATCCGGGCCGCCGGACTGGCCCGGTCCCACGGGTCCCGCGCACCGCTGTCGATCGGGGACGGCCGATGACCGCCCTCTCGCCGGACACCGACCCCCGCGTGGACGAGGAACAGCGGCACCTCGACCGCGTGTACGGCAGGCTGGACCGGATGCGGCGGACCACGCAGCGTCGGTTGTCGTCGACGCTCTCCGAACGCGGCGGCACACCGCAGGCGCTGTCCGAACGCGAGTCCTACGAGCGGATGTACAACGAGGATCTCGCCAAATTCGATGCCGCCGAACACAATCTGTATTTCGGTCGTCTCGACCTCGAGGACGGCGAGATCCGACGTATCGGACGCATCGGTGTCCTCGACGACGGTTTCGCCGACGACGGCGAACTCGACGCCACCGCCACCGACGCCACCCTGCTGCTGGACTGGCGCGCGCCCCTGGCCCGGCCGTTCTATCTGGCGACGCCCGCCGCACCCGAGGACGTCGCGCGCCGTCGCCACATCCGGACCCGCAGCCGCAAGGTCCGCGGGGTGAGCGACGAGTCCCTGACCGCAGGCGATGCGCTGCTCGACGACTTCGGACACGGCGACGTCGTCAACGAGTCGGCTCTTGTCGCGGCCCTCAACGCCGCCCGCACCGGCGAGATGACCGACATCGTCGAGACGATCCAGCGCGAGCAGGACCTGATCATCCGGTCGACGCATCGCGGGGTCACCGTCATCCAGGGCGGCCCCGGTACCGGCAAGACCGCCGTGGCGCTGCACCGAGCCGCCTACCTGCTCTACACACATCGCGAGAACCTCTCGCGCAGCGGCATCCTCATCATCGGACCCAACGACGACTTCCTGAACTACATCGGCCAGGTGCTGCCCTCGCTGGGCGAGTCCGGCGTGCTCCTCTCGACCATCGGGGACCTGTTCCCCGGCGTCCGCGCGGGCACCGCCGACCCGCGGACGACCGCCGCGGTCAAGGGCGGGCTGCGCATGGTCGACGTCCTCAAGCGGGCGGTGCGCGCCCAGCAGTCGCTGCCGTCTCGTCCCGAGGCGGTCGATTTCGACAGCTACACCGTCGAGATCGACTCGGCTCTGGTCAAGGCCGCACGCGCCAAGGCCCGCGCGACTCGACGCGCCCACAACCTCTCGCAGAACGCTTTCCTGAAGGCGGGTCTCGCCGAACTCGCGGCGCGGCACGCGGCGACCATCGGATCGAGCCTGCTCGACGGTTCGCAGTTGCTCAGCCCCGCCGACATCGCCGACATCCGCGACGACATGAGCCGCGATCCCGACATCCGTGCCGCGTTGCTGCGGTACTGGCCGACGCTGACCCCGCAGGCCCTGCTTCGCGACCTGCTCGGCGACGAACGCGCGATTCGCAAGGCCACCCCGGGTTGGACGGACGCCGATCGTGCTGCGCTGCACCGTCCGTCGCGCCCGGCCACGACGTCGGGTGCGGACTTCTCACCTGCCGACGTCCCATTGCTGGACGAGCTCGCCGAGCTGATCGGTTACGGCACCGAGGACGCGGAGCGGGCCGAACGCGCACGCTGGCGCCGCCAGTTGGCCGAGGCACAGGACGCACTGGACATCCTGACCGGCTCGGCGCCGCAGGACCTCGAGGACGAACTCGATCCCGAGATCCTGATGGCCTACGACCTGATCGACGCCGAACAGCTCGCGTCCCGCCAGACCGAGACACGACGCGCCACGACGGCCGAACGTGCCTACGGCGACCGCACCTGGACGTTCGGCCACGTCATCGTCGACGAGGCCCAAGAGCTCTCCGCCATGTCCTGGCGGATGGTGATGCGACGCATCCCAAATCGGTGGATGACGATCATCGGCGACACCGCTCAGACATCCGACGAGGCGGGCACGCGCTCGTGGGGCGAGGTCCTGGAGCCGTATGTCGCGAAGCGCTGGCAGTTCAAAGAGCTGTCGGTCAACTACCGCACCCCGAGCGAGATCATGGAGTACGCCGCGCGCGTCCTCGACGAGATCGGCAACGGCGAGAAGGCCCCGACCTCGTTGCGCAGCAACGGGATCGAGCCGGTGGCGCTGCGGGCGGACAACGACTCCCCGGGGAGCATCGCCGACGCCGTCCTCCGAGCCGTCGGGCTCGCCGAACCCGACGGCCTCACCGCCGTCGTGGTCCCCGATCACCTGCACGACGCGATCGAGGCGGCGCTGGCGCCGGATCGCTTCACGCTCCCCGACCGGGAGCCACCCCGGGTGTACACGGTGCGGAGCTGTAAGGGCCTGGAGTTCGACACGACCATCGTCGTCGAGCCCACCGCGATCATCGACCAGTCACCACGCGGGCTCAGCGACCTGTACGTCGCCCTCACCCGGGCGACCCAGCGACTCGTCGTCGTCCATCGGGACGACCTCCCCGACGCCCTCGCGGATCTGCCGGCCGGCTGAGGAGCGCGCGATCCCCGCTCCGCTCCCGGTTGATGCGACCTGCCGACCCGGTTACTGCGAAAGCACTCGTTGTGATCGGAGCGGCCCAATTACTGCTCCCTGAGGAGGCCGGAGCTTGCGGAGGCCGTCACGAAGGGTCTTGGCGCGACGGGTTGCGAAGACCCTTCGTGACGCGCCCTCCGCAAGCTCCGGGCGCTCCTAGTAATAGCTGGAAGGGCTGGTAACTGGGACATCCTCCTGATGTGGTCATAAGGGGCTTGGTTATCCCAACCACAAAAGGAGGATGTCAATGTCTAAGGCTAGTCGTTTGAGTCGTGGAGACAAGCGTCGCAACGATCGGTTGAGCAAGTTCCGGGGCATCGTGCGCCGTGACTACGCGGTCGCAGCGATTGATCTGGCGTCGAAAAAGCAAGTTGTCGCTGTGGTCGATCACGACTCCCGCATCGTGGCGCGCAGAACTTTTCACTGCGCGCCACCGCAGTTGGCCACCGCGATCGAGTGGAGCCGTACCGCCGCTACCGCTGCCGGGTTTGCCGGCATCGTCATCGCGTGTGAACCGACCGGGCATCGCTGGAAAACGGTCCGAGACCTGACCGCGGCGGTCGGGGTGCAGATGGTGTGTGTGCAGCCGATCGCGGTGGCACGGGCCCGAGAGACCGAAGACTTCACCCACGACAAATCCGATGACAAAGACGCCCTGCTGATCGCACGGCTGACCACCCAACTTCATATCTATCTGCCCGAACACGCCGACGAGCAATGGACCCGGCTACGTCACCTCGGCGTACGCCGATCCCAGCAACTCACCCGCCGTGGTGCGGCGCAGCAACAAGCCCGCGACCTCCTCGAAGGCGCCTGGCCCCACGCCCTTGACTGCGCCGGGCAACCGTTCAAATCGGTGACTTGGCTGGCCGCGATGGCCGTCATCGGTTGCACCCCGGAAACGTTGACCGCCCAGGGCAGCCGGGAACAGGCGGTGGCGTGGCTCCGCGAACACGTACGCGCCGAACTGCCCTGCTGGGGTGGGCGTCGGGTCACTACCCGCATCCTGGTCGCGATCGTCGATGCCGCTTTCGCCGTCCAGACCGAGACCACGATCACCGCCGAGGCCGGTGCGCTGGAACGGGCCCGCTACGCCTTGGCCGACTTTCACCACGCCCGCACCGCCTGCGAGCAGGTCGAGGCGGCCATGATCGAGGTCCTCACCGGGCTGGGCCTGCACGAACTCGCCGGATCCATTCCCGGAGTATCGGCGGTCTCGGTGGCGGCGATCCTCGCCGAAACCGGTGACCTGACCCGCTTCGACTCGGCGCGGGCGGTAGTCAAACATGCCGGACTATGCCCCCGGGAGAACTCCTCCGGCGCCTACCGCGGCGCCACCCGCATCAGCGGTCGTGGCCGGCCGCTGTTGCGGGTCGCCGCCTGGCGAGCGGCGTTCGCGGCGTTGACCCACAACGAGGTATACGCCGCCCGCTATCGGCACCTGACCAGCCGAGAAGCAAACCGCCTCAACCCCAACCAGGCCCGGGTAGCGATCGCCGCGGCTCTGTTGCGGCAGCTATACGTCGTCATCACCACCGCCACGCCGTGGAACCCTGACATCGCTGCCGGCCGTACCCGACCCGTAGAAAGGACCGCCGCCTGACCCCTAAACCCCTTCCGGCCGGGACAAGCTCGCTGCTCCTTGGGCACATAAGCCCGACCCTGAGCCTGAGCAGTCCCACCCCGGCGCGAACCAAGCTCGAATGAAGGCTGTTGGGTACCAACCCGTTTGACCGCTAGGTAGAGCCCGCGCCAGGCAACGACCCCGGCCATCCAAAACCCCACCATCATCCATCCCGCAGCCACCACCGGCCGCCGGGCCACACCCCCACGCCCACACCCATCACAGGACCCTGTTGACACAAACCCTCATAGGCTGCTCAGGGAGCGAGGGTTGGCCGCGCCCTCCGCAAGCTCCGGGCGCTCCTCAGGGAGCGGGGGTCGGCCGCGCCCTCCGCAAGCTCCGGCCTACTCAGGGAGCGGGTGGGGGCCGTCGCTTGCGCGCCGCGACTCGGCCTCGCGGATCGCCGCGTCGATCCGCGGTCCGATCACCTCGAGCGCGTCGGTGCCGACGATCCCGAGGTGATCGGCATCGACGTCGACACGGGTGACCCGCCCGCCGAGGAACGGTGTCCAGCGTCCGGCGGTGCTGTCTGGGTCGGCCTCCCCCGCCGCCGCGACGACGAGCATCGCGTCGCCGTCGTAGGTTCGGGGTCGGTGGTCGACGGCACGTCGGGCCGACGTCGCCATCCGCTGGAGCATGCGGTCGAAGGCGGCGCCGTCGAGGAGCCCGAGGCCGACGACCCGCTCGCGGACCGCCGCCGCCATCGCGGCCGGATCGTCGGAGGCGGTCACCGCGTCGACGTCGATGACCGCTCGCCACCCGCCGAGCAGGTCCGCGACCGTGGCTCGCGCATCCTCCGCGGACACCTCGGCGCGCGCCGGCGCCCCGTCGGTCTCGAGTCCACCGCCGGTCTCGAGTTCGTCACCGGTCGCGGGATAGCTGTCGAGGAGGCCGAGGAACCCGACTTCGGCACCCTGCGAACGCAATTCGGCCGCCATCTCCTGGGCGATGAGCCCGCCGAGGGACCAGCCGACGAGGTGGTAGGGCCCCTGCGGGACGATCGCCCGGATCTCGGCCACATACCGCGCGGCGAGTTCGCGGATCGACGTGGCGGCCGTGTCGCCGGCCACCACGAAGGGGTCCTGCAGACCGAAGACCGGCCGGTCGTCGAAATACGGTGTGAGACCGGCGAACAGCCACGCCAACCCGTCGGCGGGGTGGACGCAGAAGACCGGTTCGCGGCTGCCGTCCGCCCGTAGCGGCACGACCACCTGGCCCCGCGGTTCGGCGGTGTCGGTGGATTCCTCGTGCGTCGCCTGAGCAGCGAGCCGGGCGCCGAGATCGCGCGGTGTGGGTCCGGCGAAGATCCATGCGACCTCGACGGGCAGTCCGGTCCGTCGCCGCAGCAGCGACACCAGCCGCACCGCGGACAGCGAGGTCCCGCCGAGGTCGAAGAACCCCTGGTCCGCGTCGGTCACCGCGGTCCCGGTGATCTCCGACATCGCTTCGGCCACCGTCACTTCCCAGCGGCCGGTCGGGGCCGCGGGCTCGGCGTCCTCGCGTCCCCCACCGGCTGAGTTCATGAGCGCCGCGACCTCGCGGCGTCCGGGTCGCCCGTCCGCGCCGACCGGGATGGCGTCGACGACGCTGATCACCGTCGGAATACAGTGTGCGGGCAGCACTCTCGACAGCTCGCGTCGGAGGTCGGAGGCGCCGGGGCCGTCGCGGTCCACCACGACCCAGGCCCCCACCTCGACTCCGTCATCCGTCGGCTGACCGTCGGACGCCGACGCCACGACCGCCGCAGTGACGACGCCCGCCACCCCGTTGAGTGCCGCCTCCACCGCATCGAGATCCACTCGCCGCCCGCCGACCCGGGGGTGACGCTCGACCGGCCCGAGGATCTCCGGTCGTGTCATCGAGGCGTCGACCCACCGCGCCCGCATACCCGTCGCGAGCAGCGAACCGTCTGCCGTGCGCTCGTGCAACTCACCCGGCACCCGCGCCGGTACCGCCCGGCCCGCGCTGTCGAGGATCAGCGACGCACCGTCAACGGCACCGGTCACATCGACCTCACTCAGCACCATGTCGATGTCACCGGTCACGGCGTCGAGCATGCCTAGGAAGACGTCGCGTATCGACGCAACCGTCTCGATGTCGAACAGCGCTGCGGCGTAATCGATCTCGCCGACCAACTCGACAGCCGCACCGACGGACCGCTCCGCGAGACCGAGGGTGAGGTCGACCTTCGCCGGCGGCGGCCCCGGTTCGACGGCCACGACCTCGAGACCGTCCACGATGAGCGGCTCGGCGTCCGCGCCGATACCAGGCACCGCCGGTGTCCCGGACGACTCGCCGAGATAGTTGATCATGACCTGCACGAGCGGCGCGTGGGCGGTGGACCGGACCGGGGTGAGGTGCTCGACGAGGGTCTCGAACGGGATGTCGGCGTGCGCGAAGGCCGCGAGATCGGCGTCGCGGACCCGGCGGAGCAGGTCCTCGACCGTGTCCTCGGAGTGCACCGATGTGCGGAGCACCACGGTGTTGACGAACATCCCGATGAGCCCCGCCGTGGCCGCGTGCCCGCGACCGGAGATGGCGGCGCCGACGCTGATGTCCCGCACATCGGCCACACGGGCGAGTGCCGCGACGAAGGCGGCGTGACAGACCATGAACGGGGTCATCCCGTGCACGCGTGCGGTCGCCGCCACCGCCGCGCTGCGCTCCTCGCCGATCTCGAGGGGCAGCCGACCACCGGTGGGGTCGGCGATCGGCGGACGCGGACGGTCACCGGGGATCTCCAGTGCGGCCGGAACGTCGGCCAGCGTCTCGGTCCAGAACGAGTACTGCGCCGCCATCGGTGAGGTCGGATCGTCGAGGTCCCCGAGCAGATCGCGTTGCCACAGCGCGTGATCGGCGTATGCGATCTCCGGTACCTCGATCGACCCGTCTTCGGTGCGTCGACCGTTGCGGTACCCACCGAGGACCTCCGCGGCCAGGATCGCCAGGGACGCCGCATCGCCGGCTATGTGGTGCAGGACCAGCACGACTCGAAACACCGGCGGCGACGCACCCTCCGCTGATACCAGCGACGTCACCACACGCAACGGCAGCTGCGTCGTCACGTCGAATCCCTCCGCGCACAACGCCATCGCGTCCTCGGGCGTCCCGGCCGATTCCCAGCGCAGTCGGGCCGCCGCCACCGAAGGATCGAGGATGTGCTGTAGCGGCACCCCGCCGTCGCCGAGCGGGTAGACGGTCCGCAGCGGTTCGTGTCGCGTCATCACAGCCGCGACCGCGGCGCGTAGTGCGTCGACATCGAGGAGTCCCCGGATGTCGAATGCGATCGGCATGTTGTACGTCGGGGACGTCACGTCGAACTGGTTGATGAACCACAGTCGCTGTTGCGCATACGACAACGGGATGCGCTCGGGCCGGGGTCGTGCGACGAGCGGATGGTCGGAGACCCGACGACGCGTGACGAGTTGCGCGAGCTCGCGGACCGTCGGGGTGCGGAAGAGGTCGCGCACATCGAGGTCGGTCTCGAGCTGCTCGCCGATCCGGGCGACGACCCGCATCGCGGCGAGCGAGTTGCCGCCCAGATCGAAGAACGGTGTCGTGACCGAGATCTCGTCGAGTCCCAGCACGTCGGCGACGACGACGGCCACCGCCCGTTCGACGGCGTCGGCGGGCGGCACCATCTCGACCGGCTCGCTCCGCGGCGCGGGCAGGGCCCGGCGGTCGAGTTTGCCGGTCGCGGTCACCGGGACCGAATCGAGGACCACCCACTGCGTCGGGTGCATGTACTGCGGCAACGCCTGCCGCAGATGCTCACGGATCGCGTCGAGATCGACACGGCCGGCGAGGTATCCGACCAGTGCATCACCCGCCGGCCCGCTCCGGACGGTGACCGCCGCGTGTGAGATGCCGTCGACACGGGCGAGGACGGTCTCGATCTCCCCGAGCTCGATGCGCTGTCCGCGCAACTTCACCTGGAAGTCTGCCCGGCCGAGGTATTCGAGCGCACCGGAGGTGTTCCAGCGCACCAGGTCACCGGTCCGGTAGAGGCGCCCTCCGTGCGGGCCGGTGGGGTCGGCCACGAACCGTTCCGCGGTGAGGTCGGGCCGGGCGGCATAGCCGCGCGCCAGTTGATCGCCGCCGACGTACAGCTCGCCGACCACCCCGACCGGCGCCGGGCGCAACCCGTCGTCCAGCACCCACGTGGTGGTGTTCGCGTTCGGGCGTCCGATCGGCACGATCACGTCGCCGGGGGCGAAGCGGTACGCCGTCACCTCGACGGCCGCCTCGGTCGGCCCGTAGAGGTTGTCGAGGTCCGCCTGCGGCACGAGCGCCGCCATGGCCTCGGCGGTGGCCGCCGGCAGTGCCTCGCCCGACGCGTTGACCCGCCGCAACGACGACAGTGCCGCGCGCCGCCGCGGGTGGTCGCCGATGTACTCGACGAACGCCGCCATCATCGACGGCACGAAGTGCAGCGAGGTGACCCGATGCCGCTCGATTTCGGCGAGGACATGGGCCGGGTCGATGTGACGGCCGTCCTCGACGATGACGAGGCGGGCCCCGGCCATCAGCGGTTCGAACAGTTCGGGGACGGACACGTCGAAGGTGACCGGCGTCTTGAGCAGAACGGCATCGTCGGGACGCAGTGGGGAACGCACCGCCATCCATGCGAGTCGGTTGAGTACGGCGCCGTGACTGACCGTGACCCCCTTCGGCGTTCCGGTCGAGCCGGACGTGAACAACGTGTAGAGGGCGTTGCCCGGACACGGTCGACGGAGTTCCGGCCGGGGACCCGAGCGGTCCTCCGGCGGGGCGTTTCCGTCGACGACGAGGGTCGGTACCGACAGATCGGACAGCGCGGACGGGGTCACCTCAGCGGTCAGGATGACCGCGATCGACGCGGCGTCGACCATCGCGGCGACTCGTTCGGGCGGAATCGACGGGTCGATGCTGACATAGCTGCCGCCGGCCATCACCACCGCGTGGATCGCGAGCACCAGCTCCACCGACCGCGGGATACACACGCCCACGGCCACTTCCGGACCCACGCCGTGTGCGGACATCGTCTCGGCCAGCTGGGTGATCCGGTCCATGAACTCGCGGTAGGTCACGGATCGCGCACCGGCCACCAGGGCCGTCGACTCCGGTGAGCGTCGCGCGGCCGCCTCGATCGCATCGGTGACCGTCGACCACGGCACCGAGAGATCGGGGCCCACGACCAGTTCGGCGATCCGCGCGCGCTCGGACGCGTCGGTCAGGTCGATGGCACCGACAGCCATGTCGTCGGCACCGACGACCGCCTCGAGGACCCTGGTCAGGCGGGTGATCGCGGTGCGCGCGGTCCGCTCGTCGAACAGGTCGGTGGCATAAACGATCTCGACGTCCCACGCGCCTTCGGGACGGATCGTCACCGCCACGGTCAGGTCGAGCTGGGTGGTGCCGGTGGACGCCTCGATCGGTTCGAAGGTCAGTTTCGCCGATCCCGAGGGGTCGGTCCCGACGGTTCCGGTGTCCTGATCGTGCAGCACCGACAGCATCACCTGGCTGATCGGGGCGAACGCCTCCGACCGGACCGGGGACAGCCGGTCCACCAGGTACTCGAACGGCACATCGGCGCGGGCGAGGGCGTTGATGTCGTCGATGCGCACCCGTTCGAGGAAGTCCCCGACCGGGGTCCGGGGGTCGACGTCGGTGCGCAGGACCACGGTGTTGACGAACATTCCCACGAGGTCGTCGAGATGCGCATGGCCCCGTCCGGCAACCGGGGTGCTGATCACGATGTCGCGGGTCGCGGACAGCCTGGCCAGCACGATCGACAGCGCGGCGTGGACGACCATGAACTCGGTGGCCCCGTGGGCGCGGGCGGTGTCCGCGATCCGCTGTGTCAGTTCGGTCGGGATGGCCGCGATGACGCGACCGCCCCGTTGCGACGCGACCGCCGGTCGCGGCCGGTCCGTGGGCAGCGGGAGGAGGTCGGGGATCCCCGACAGTCGATTCACCCAGTAGCCGACCTGGCGACCGAGAACGGA
The genomic region above belongs to Gordonia hongkongensis and contains:
- a CDS encoding IS110 family transposase; this translates as MSKFRGIVRRDYAVAAIDLASKKQVVAVVDHDSRIVARRTFHCAPPQLATAIEWSRTAATAAGFAGIVIACEPTGHRWKTVRDLTAAVGVQMVCVQPIAVARARETEDFTHDKSDDKDALLIARLTTQLHIYLPEHADEQWTRLRHLGVRRSQQLTRRGAAQQQARDLLEGAWPHALDCAGQPFKSVTWLAAMAVIGCTPETLTAQGSREQAVAWLREHVRAELPCWGGRRVTTRILVAIVDAAFAVQTETTITAEAGALERARYALADFHHARTACEQVEAAMIEVLTGLGLHELAGSIPGVSAVSVAAILAETGDLTRFDSARAVVKHAGLCPRENSSGAYRGATRISGRGRPLLRVAAWRAAFAALTHNEVYAARYRHLTSREANRLNPNQARVAIAAALLRQLYVVITTATPWNPDIAAGRTRPVERTAA
- a CDS encoding HelD family protein, producing the protein MTALSPDTDPRVDEEQRHLDRVYGRLDRMRRTTQRRLSSTLSERGGTPQALSERESYERMYNEDLAKFDAAEHNLYFGRLDLEDGEIRRIGRIGVLDDGFADDGELDATATDATLLLDWRAPLARPFYLATPAAPEDVARRRHIRTRSRKVRGVSDESLTAGDALLDDFGHGDVVNESALVAALNAARTGEMTDIVETIQREQDLIIRSTHRGVTVIQGGPGTGKTAVALHRAAYLLYTHRENLSRSGILIIGPNDDFLNYIGQVLPSLGESGVLLSTIGDLFPGVRAGTADPRTTAAVKGGLRMVDVLKRAVRAQQSLPSRPEAVDFDSYTVEIDSALVKAARAKARATRRAHNLSQNAFLKAGLAELAARHAATIGSSLLDGSQLLSPADIADIRDDMSRDPDIRAALLRYWPTLTPQALLRDLLGDERAIRKATPGWTDADRAALHRPSRPATTSGADFSPADVPLLDELAELIGYGTEDAERAERARWRRQLAEAQDALDILTGSAPQDLEDELDPEILMAYDLIDAEQLASRQTETRRATTAERAYGDRTWTFGHVIVDEAQELSAMSWRMVMRRIPNRWMTIIGDTAQTSDEAGTRSWGEVLEPYVAKRWQFKELSVNYRTPSEIMEYAARVLDEIGNGEKAPTSLRSNGIEPVALRADNDSPGSIADAVLRAVGLAEPDGLTAVVVPDHLHDAIEAALAPDRFTLPDREPPRVYTVRSCKGLEFDTTIVVEPTAIIDQSPRGLSDLYVALTRATQRLVVVHRDDLPDALADLPAG
- a CDS encoding non-ribosomal peptide synthetase, encoding MIPLVSGDPDPVPGLLSDLLVDAARMRPTHPAVVDPAAADPEHVWTYAELDSASSHLATALIGRGIGPEDVVVSAFPRSATAQLALWAVAKTGAVYCPIDPRYPAERIARVLDAANAVLVLTDGSVEGPAADTTSTWPPRLLLDAALVADLRRRPALDPPRRNGPVTPDSGAYMIFTSGSTGTPKGVLVTHRGLAGVSTVLRDRHRSGPDARWLAISSPAFDAAMLEVLGAYGSAATLVVAPPEVYGGRELADVITTHRTTHAFLVTSVAASLPDPGRLPMTDVLVGGEAVPDTEKDRWAAHVAFHNGYGPTETTIISVTSPPIGVDEPVHLGSPVPGASAHVLDERLHPVPPGVVGELYLAGPELARGYHGRPALTAERFVASVDGAPGTRMYRTGDLVRRDRSGGLVYVGRADFQVKLRGQRLELGEIEAVLTAHPQVRTAAVIGVGNPVTSLAGYVEPVDPGRPVEISALREHLATHLPSHMVPAALTVLDSMPRSPIGKIDRAGLPAIEPSKADAERVPPSTHTERLLAAIVGEVLGLDDVSVTADFFVIGGNSLSATRVSARAGDAFGIRVGVRDVFEAPTVRLLARRVDAAYDDASRPPPLRRVDPRPAHIPLSYAQQRIWFLNRLDPNSGAYTIPMAVRLRGRLDRGALRAAVVDLLARHEMLRTVFPAPGGEPRQHILPIDEARARLRWEDIAAPRELADPAALVGDAAFDITSELPLRIRLFAVGDGGIDTDDHVLVVVLHHIAADGESMRPLVADLWGAYLARTEGHAPEAAAPAIQFADHALWQRETLGDIDSPESVLGRQVGYWVNRLSGIPDLLPLPTDRPRPAVASQRGGRVIAAIPTELTQRIADTARAHGATEFMVVHAALSIVLARLSATRDIVISTPVAGRGHAHLDDLVGMFVNTVVLRTDVDPRTPVGDFLERVRIDDINALARADVPFEYLVDRLSPVRSEAFAPISQVMLSVLHDQDTGTVGTDPSGSAKLTFEPIEASTGTTQLDLTVAVTIRPEGAWDVEIVYATDLFDERTARTAITRLTRVLEAVVGADDMAVGAIDLTDASERARIAELVVGPDLSVPWSTVTDAIEAAARRSPESTALVAGARSVTYREFMDRITQLAETMSAHGVGPEVAVGVCIPRSVELVLAIHAVVMAGGSYVSIDPSIPPERVAAMVDAASIAVILTAEVTPSALSDLSVPTLVVDGNAPPEDRSGPRPELRRPCPGNALYTLFTSGSTGTPKGVTVSHGAVLNRLAWMAVRSPLRPDDAVLLKTPVTFDVSVPELFEPLMAGARLVIVEDGRHIDPAHVLAEIERHRVTSLHFVPSMMAAFVEYIGDHPRRRAALSSLRRVNASGEALPAATAEAMAALVPQADLDNLYGPTEAAVEVTAYRFAPGDVIVPIGRPNANTTTWVLDDGLRPAPVGVVGELYVGGDQLARGYAARPDLTAERFVADPTGPHGGRLYRTGDLVRWNTSGALEYLGRADFQVKLRGQRIELGEIETVLARVDGISHAAVTVRSGPAGDALVGYLAGRVDLDAIREHLRQALPQYMHPTQWVVLDSVPVTATGKLDRRALPAPRSEPVEMVPPADAVERAVAVVVADVLGLDEISVTTPFFDLGGNSLAAMRVVARIGEQLETDLDVRDLFRTPTVRELAQLVTRRRVSDHPLVARPRPERIPLSYAQQRLWFINQFDVTSPTYNMPIAFDIRGLLDVDALRAAVAAVMTRHEPLRTVYPLGDGGVPLQHILDPSVAAARLRWESAGTPEDAMALCAEGFDVTTQLPLRVVTSLVSAEGASPPVFRVVLVLHHIAGDAASLAILAAEVLGGYRNGRRTEDGSIEVPEIAYADHALWQRDLLGDLDDPTSPMAAQYSFWTETLADVPAALEIPGDRPRPPIADPTGGRLPLEIGEERSAAVAATARVHGMTPFMVCHAAFVAALARVADVRDISVGAAISGRGHAATAGLIGMFVNTVVLRTSVHSEDTVEDLLRRVRDADLAAFAHADIPFETLVEHLTPVRSTAHAPLVQVMINYLGESSGTPAVPGIGADAEPLIVDGLEVVAVEPGPPPAKVDLTLGLAERSVGAAVELVGEIDYAAALFDIETVASIRDVFLGMLDAVTGDIDMVLSEVDVTGAVDGASLILDSAGRAVPARVPGELHERTADGSLLATGMRARWVDASMTRPEILGPVERHPRVGGRRVDLDAVEAALNGVAGVVTAAVVASASDGQPTDDGVEVGAWVVVDRDGPGASDLRRELSRVLPAHCIPTVISVVDAIPVGADGRPGRREVAALMNSAGGGREDAEPAAPTGRWEVTVAEAMSEITGTAVTDADQGFFDLGGTSLSAVRLVSLLRRRTGLPVEVAWIFAGPTPRDLGARLAAQATHEESTDTAEPRGQVVVPLRADGSREPVFCVHPADGLAWLFAGLTPYFDDRPVFGLQDPFVVAGDTAATSIRELAARYVAEIRAIVPQGPYHLVGWSLGGLIAQEMAAELRSQGAEVGFLGLLDSYPATGDELETGGGLETDGAPARAEVSAEDARATVADLLGGWRAVIDVDAVTASDDPAAMAAAVRERVVGLGLLDGAAFDRMLQRMATSARRAVDHRPRTYDGDAMLVVAAAGEADPDSTAGRWTPFLGGRVTRVDVDADHLGIVGTDALEVIGPRIDAAIREAESRRASDGPHPLPE